One region of uncultured Methanolobus sp. genomic DNA includes:
- a CDS encoding DUF2193 domain-containing protein codes for MKEIYDKMATEAMNAQKAVVSTINKKRGTAFKVEDAKPYVDAVNKMKPKGNQCKEVFDLHVNSVNTHYEVLSSLTDSVRPEDDPFVEHYQTPPILDILYEEDPSFRESVEIFIDRIGRSEALIGKESIRRYAGFYGPTCVVDFAFVPGSTSNVVNRILEKTDIPVDHKRAILSSKSWGMNTSYGIGAKFQMAIENGKTPAEAVKEEIEMLQMVYDAPMAAQAKLMDEAGHISFDVKKYMNEYKNKMKKTVKAAMDEDVFYGNIVTVPAYGVGDVAHHISQSMFNMTKDDVVMAVINAVTEVMDGTMNNAMGKFKDEYSPLTIATDAAAAATTKILWMDGFTTMMVLDLLVKRFHNLVLNNPTRGAAAELHNVDFIDLIEKGERIIDHKPRGMGGKVQGIPVDMSPIEKNEVLNNPQRYTYPACAITVRFSALMRLADFPCLLTSEPVTATMLTNIISLHKTEPHSPARTCKFCAANYFDYKCKYCNWAEAV; via the coding sequence ATGAAAGAGATATACGATAAAATGGCCACAGAAGCCATGAATGCACAGAAAGCTGTAGTAAGTACTATTAATAAGAAGCGTGGCACCGCTTTTAAGGTTGAGGATGCAAAACCCTACGTTGATGCAGTTAACAAGATGAAACCAAAGGGGAATCAATGCAAAGAAGTTTTTGATCTGCATGTAAATTCAGTGAACACTCATTATGAGGTCCTTTCCAGCTTAACAGATAGCGTAAGGCCTGAGGATGACCCATTCGTCGAACACTATCAGACACCACCAATTCTGGATATTCTCTATGAGGAAGACCCTTCTTTCAGGGAATCTGTAGAGATATTCATAGACAGGATTGGAAGATCTGAAGCTCTTATCGGAAAAGAGTCAATCCGCAGATATGCAGGTTTCTATGGCCCGACATGTGTCGTAGATTTTGCTTTTGTCCCCGGCAGTACCAGCAATGTAGTCAACAGGATTCTTGAAAAGACAGATATTCCGGTAGACCATAAGCGTGCAATCCTTTCTTCAAAATCATGGGGTATGAACACATCGTACGGTATTGGTGCAAAATTCCAGATGGCAATCGAGAATGGTAAAACTCCCGCTGAAGCCGTAAAGGAAGAAATTGAAATGCTTCAGATGGTCTACGATGCACCTATGGCTGCCCAGGCCAAGCTCATGGACGAAGCAGGGCACATATCTTTTGACGTAAAGAAGTACATGAACGAGTACAAGAACAAAATGAAGAAAACAGTCAAAGCCGCAATGGATGAAGATGTTTTCTACGGGAACATAGTTACTGTTCCTGCATATGGAGTTGGTGATGTTGCCCACCACATTTCCCAGTCGATGTTCAATATGACAAAGGATGACGTTGTCATGGCAGTCATCAATGCCGTAACTGAAGTCATGGACGGTACAATGAACAATGCCATGGGTAAGTTCAAGGACGAATATTCACCTCTGACCATTGCGACAGATGCAGCAGCAGCAGCAACAACCAAAATACTCTGGATGGACGGTTTCACAACAATGATGGTATTGGACCTTCTTGTTAAGAGGTTCCACAACCTTGTACTTAACAATCCAACAAGAGGCGCAGCAGCCGAACTGCACAATGTTGATTTCATTGATCTTATTGAAAAGGGTGAACGCATAATTGACCACAAACCAAGAGGAATGGGAGGAAAAGTTCAGGGCATCCCTGTTGACATGAGTCCGATAGAAAAGAATGAAGTTCTCAACAACCCTCAGCGTTACACATACCCGGCATGTGCAATCACTGTCAGGTTCTCGGCTCTTATGCGGCTGGCTGACTTCCCATGCCTGCTAACAAGTGAGCCTGTAACGGCTACTATGTTGACAAATATCATATCTTTGCATAAAACCGAACCGCATTCACCTGCACGTACCTGTAAGTTCTGTGCAGCCAACTACTTCGACTACAAGTGCAAGTACTGCAACTGGGCGGAGGCAGTTTGA
- a CDS encoding MIP/aquaporin family protein, with translation MSEPGLLKRSIAELIGTYVLVFLGTGSVVTTVLLIQGTSSIPGNTFNVGIDIAAWFAIGISFAIAIIAMIYAFGHISGTHINPAVSIALWATGRFPAKDLTGYILAQLIGASLASFTIVAILGTRAVATGLGATAMFDGVSYGQAILCEAVATFFLMLTIMGSAVDKRAPAGFAGLAIGLVVAADVIVVGNITGSSLNPARTFGPYLAEFLMGGTNFWWQFPIYIIGPIVGALVAALLYDYVAEAKEVE, from the coding sequence ATGTCAGAACCGGGTCTTTTAAAGAGATCCATCGCTGAACTGATCGGGACGTATGTACTGGTATTTCTGGGAACAGGGTCTGTGGTTACAACTGTTCTGCTGATTCAAGGCACAAGCTCGATACCGGGTAACACATTCAATGTGGGTATCGATATTGCGGCATGGTTTGCCATCGGTATTTCTTTTGCCATAGCGATAATTGCCATGATATATGCCTTCGGACACATATCGGGAACTCATATCAACCCGGCAGTGAGCATTGCATTGTGGGCAACAGGGCGTTTTCCTGCAAAGGATCTGACGGGTTATATTCTGGCTCAGCTGATTGGTGCAAGCCTTGCTTCTTTCACCATTGTTGCAATATTAGGCACAAGGGCTGTTGCCACAGGTCTTGGTGCCACGGCGATGTTTGACGGCGTGAGTTACGGCCAGGCTATACTCTGTGAGGCAGTTGCAACCTTCTTCCTTATGCTGACCATCATGGGCTCGGCAGTGGATAAAAGAGCTCCTGCAGGTTTTGCAGGACTTGCAATTGGTCTTGTGGTAGCAGCTGATGTTATTGTTGTAGGAAATATAACTGGTTCATCGCTAAATCCGGCTCGTACCTTTGGTCCGTATCTTGCGGAATTCCTAATGGGAGGTACGAATTTCTGGTGGCAGTTCCCTATCTATATCATAGGACCAATAGTCGGTGCTCTGGTTGCTGCTTTGCTTTATGACTATGTTGCAGAGGCAAAAGAAGTTGAATGA
- a CDS encoding ATP-dependent DNA helicase: MKTESLDLPDEVIRFYLDSGIEELYPPQAEAIEKGLLEGNNLLAAIPTASGKTLLAELAMLKAISNGGKALYIVPLRALASEKFDRFRTFSSVKVKGEGNGGLRVGISTGDFESRDEWLGSNDIIVATSEKTDSLLRNETSWMQEITTIVVDEVHLLDSANRGPTLEVTLTKLMRLNPGCQIIALSATVGNAYEIADWLKGKLVLSEWRPTRLQEGVYLNGNINFHGSQKLIEDRAKDEAVNVVLDTLEEGGQCLVFESSRKNSVSFAKRSGAKVAETLDKPTREALDELVEEIIENGETEAANELAKCVRNGTAFHHAGLNSAHRRIVEDGFRSNKIKVISSTPTLAAGLNLPARRVIIRSYRRYDPNYGMQPIPVLDYKQMAGRAGRPHLDPYGESVLIAKSYNEMTGLFDNYIDADAEDIWSKLGSENALRTHILSTIVNGFATTRDGLLEFIEATFFAHQNDTWGIMDVVDECLDFLRNHGMLEGEETLLPTVLGRLVSTLYIDPLSGAYIVEGIKKAKAEDITDMTLLHLICKTPDMRQLYMRASDYEVINDIIMARSDEFVEIPPRSKEVDYEWFLAEVKTALLVEDWIKEKSLDRITKKFNVGEGDVHAFADIAEWLMHATSRLAGLIAPDMSTDISNHVALLEKRIHYGASSELIELVSIRGIGRVRARKLYDSGLKTVQAIKSSDIATVSELIGPKTARKLFEELGVASGFRPSGSEESIKSGTMDSLMEREQSTFSDFEK; the protein is encoded by the coding sequence ATGAAGACAGAATCACTTGACCTGCCAGACGAAGTCATTCGCTTCTATCTGGATTCGGGTATTGAAGAACTCTATCCACCTCAGGCTGAAGCAATTGAAAAAGGATTGCTTGAAGGAAATAATCTGCTGGCTGCAATTCCCACAGCTTCAGGAAAAACACTTCTTGCTGAGCTTGCTATGCTAAAAGCCATTTCAAATGGTGGCAAAGCTCTCTATATAGTACCACTTAGGGCTCTTGCAAGTGAAAAATTCGATCGCTTCAGGACATTTTCATCAGTTAAAGTTAAAGGAGAAGGAAACGGCGGTCTCAGGGTTGGAATATCCACAGGTGATTTCGAGTCAAGAGATGAATGGCTAGGTTCCAATGACATTATAGTTGCCACATCTGAAAAAACTGATTCACTTTTACGTAATGAGACCTCCTGGATGCAGGAGATAACCACAATTGTGGTTGATGAGGTACATTTGCTTGATTCGGCAAACCGGGGTCCGACACTGGAAGTAACACTCACAAAACTCATGAGACTCAATCCCGGATGTCAGATAATTGCACTTTCAGCAACCGTGGGCAATGCTTATGAGATCGCAGACTGGCTGAAAGGAAAACTTGTCCTTAGTGAATGGAGGCCAACACGCCTTCAGGAAGGAGTCTATCTTAATGGAAACATCAATTTCCATGGTTCACAGAAACTTATTGAAGACCGGGCAAAAGATGAAGCCGTCAATGTAGTGCTGGATACGCTGGAAGAAGGCGGCCAGTGTCTTGTTTTTGAAAGCAGTCGTAAGAACAGTGTTTCTTTTGCTAAAAGGTCAGGTGCAAAAGTAGCTGAAACCCTTGATAAACCAACAAGGGAAGCGCTGGATGAACTTGTCGAGGAAATCATAGAGAACGGCGAAACCGAAGCAGCCAACGAACTGGCAAAATGCGTCCGCAATGGAACTGCTTTCCACCATGCAGGATTGAATTCTGCTCACCGCAGGATCGTGGAGGATGGTTTCAGGTCTAACAAGATAAAGGTAATTTCCAGCACTCCAACCCTTGCTGCAGGACTCAATCTTCCTGCAAGAAGAGTAATTATCAGAAGTTACAGACGTTACGATCCAAATTACGGCATGCAGCCAATTCCGGTTCTTGATTACAAACAAATGGCAGGACGTGCAGGCAGGCCACACCTTGATCCTTATGGGGAATCGGTTCTAATAGCCAAATCCTACAATGAAATGACAGGGCTTTTTGACAATTACATTGATGCCGATGCAGAGGATATCTGGTCCAAACTTGGTTCTGAGAACGCATTGAGGACTCACATACTTTCGACTATTGTCAATGGTTTTGCAACAACAAGGGATGGTCTTCTGGAATTTATCGAAGCAACGTTCTTTGCTCACCAGAATGATACCTGGGGAATCATGGATGTTGTGGATGAATGCCTGGATTTTCTCAGAAACCATGGTATGCTTGAGGGCGAGGAAACTCTTTTGCCAACTGTGCTTGGAAGGCTTGTGTCAACACTCTATATTGATCCGCTTTCAGGTGCTTATATTGTTGAAGGGATTAAAAAAGCCAAAGCTGAGGATATCACTGATATGACCCTTCTGCATCTGATATGCAAAACACCTGATATGAGGCAGCTCTATATGAGGGCCAGTGATTATGAAGTTATCAATGATATTATCATGGCTCGCAGCGATGAATTTGTGGAGATTCCACCAAGATCAAAGGAAGTTGACTATGAATGGTTCCTGGCTGAAGTGAAAACTGCACTGCTGGTAGAGGACTGGATAAAAGAGAAGTCTCTTGACCGTATAACAAAAAAGTTTAATGTCGGTGAAGGTGATGTCCATGCATTTGCCGATATTGCCGAGTGGCTCATGCATGCAACTTCAAGACTGGCCGGACTTATTGCTCCCGACATGTCAACAGATATTTCCAATCATGTAGCCCTGCTGGAAAAAAGGATACATTACGGAGCTTCATCCGAGCTTATCGAGCTTGTGAGTATCAGGGGAATCGGTCGTGTACGTGCCCGTAAGCTCTATGACAGTGGACTTAAAACGGTACAGGCCATCAAAAGTTCTGATATAGCTACCGTATCTGAATTGATTGGTCCTAAAACAGCCAGGAAACTTTTTGAGGAACTTGGTGTTGCTTCCGGGTTTAGACCATCTGGCTCAGAAGAGAGCATAAAATCCGGAACCATGGATTCACTTATGGAAAGAGAGCAGAGCACTTTCAGTGATTTTGAAAAATAG
- the hisD gene encoding histidinol dehydrogenase yields the protein MLYKKLSGLTDEEKSKLIGRGGGDLANVEDTVASILEDVKHNGDAALREYTTKFDGADIEAVEITKEEIDEAAASIGPELMKHLEFAANNIRRFHEAQMPQKTWFIEVSPGIELGQKFTALESVGAYVPGGRASYPSTALMTIIPAKVAGVNNVVMCTPPGKDGIVDPLTLAAAKVAGADHVYKIGGVQAIAGMAYGTETVMKVDKIVGPGNVFVTSAKMQVRDTAEIDFPAGPSEVLIIADDSCNARMAASDMIAQAEHDPNAVSVIVTTSEKLALDVKDEVLKQAEETLRTEIVNTSLANAAILIADSMDECIEFSNEFGPEHLEIMVKNDDEVLEGIEHAGSIFVGNYAPVPVGDYASGTNHVLPTAGYARIYSGLNLAHFMKSASIQRISKQGLSTLKDSVIALAEKEGLQAHADSVRTRFE from the coding sequence ATGCTTTACAAGAAATTATCCGGACTTACCGATGAAGAAAAGAGCAAACTGATAGGACGTGGTGGTGGAGATCTTGCAAATGTTGAAGATACAGTTGCATCTATCCTTGAAGATGTAAAGCATAATGGCGACGCAGCCCTGCGTGAATATACTACGAAATTCGATGGTGCTGATATTGAGGCAGTTGAAATCACAAAAGAGGAGATCGATGAGGCAGCAGCAAGTATTGGTCCTGAACTCATGAAGCATCTTGAGTTCGCTGCAAACAACATCCGCAGGTTCCATGAGGCTCAGATGCCGCAAAAGACATGGTTCATCGAAGTCTCACCAGGAATCGAACTCGGACAAAAGTTCACTGCTCTTGAAAGTGTTGGGGCCTATGTTCCGGGAGGACGTGCATCATATCCATCCACAGCCCTTATGACAATTATTCCTGCAAAGGTTGCCGGCGTTAATAACGTGGTTATGTGCACTCCGCCTGGCAAGGATGGAATAGTAGATCCTCTCACTCTTGCGGCAGCTAAAGTTGCCGGTGCAGACCATGTTTATAAAATAGGTGGTGTGCAGGCAATTGCAGGTATGGCTTATGGCACTGAAACTGTCATGAAGGTTGACAAGATAGTAGGTCCCGGCAATGTTTTTGTCACATCTGCAAAAATGCAGGTCAGGGACACGGCAGAGATTGATTTCCCTGCCGGGCCAAGTGAGGTACTTATCATAGCTGACGATTCCTGCAATGCCAGAATGGCAGCTTCTGACATGATAGCCCAGGCAGAACATGATCCTAATGCAGTGTCAGTTATTGTGACAACTTCTGAGAAACTTGCATTAGATGTAAAGGACGAAGTGCTTAAACAGGCAGAAGAAACCCTCAGGACGGAGATTGTAAATACTTCCCTTGCAAACGCCGCTATTCTTATAGCAGATTCAATGGATGAGTGCATTGAGTTCTCAAATGAATTTGGACCTGAACACCTTGAGATCATGGTTAAAAATGATGATGAGGTCCTTGAAGGAATCGAACACGCAGGTTCCATATTCGTAGGAAATTACGCCCCTGTTCCGGTTGGGGATTATGCATCAGGTACAAACCACGTATTGCCAACCGCGGGGTACGCAAGGATCTACTCAGGGCTTAACCTTGCTCATTTCATGAAATCTGCAAGTATTCAGAGAATAAGTAAGCAGGGACTTTCCACTTTGAAAGATTCTGTAATTGCTCTTGCTGAAAAGGAGGGGCTACAGGCACATGCAGATTCCGTGAGAACAAGATTTGAATAA
- a CDS encoding DUF1699 family protein, whose protein sequence is MKIRVVSSREEIPHLNPGEKVIHLAFRPSNKDIFSLVQTCPKVEVIQIPGSYRRTVSKSIEMFMQMQGIKLIEGDVWGHRKDINEYYSIAPVLLDKIKELKSEGMSDENIVSKLEREGKLNKEMLFYILSKK, encoded by the coding sequence ATGAAAATAAGAGTTGTAAGTTCGCGAGAGGAAATACCACATCTGAATCCAGGTGAGAAGGTAATTCATCTTGCTTTCAGACCATCGAACAAGGATATTTTTTCACTGGTCCAGACTTGTCCTAAAGTGGAAGTTATCCAGATTCCGGGTTCTTACAGGCGTACAGTCTCAAAGTCCATCGAAATGTTCATGCAAATGCAGGGAATTAAGCTCATAGAAGGTGATGTCTGGGGCCACAGGAAAGACATAAACGAGTATTATAGTATCGCTCCGGTGCTGCTCGATAAGATCAAAGAGCTTAAATCAGAAGGCATGTCTGATGAAAATATAGTAAGTAAACTGGAACGTGAAGGAAAATTGAACAAAGAAATGCTGTTCTACATATTAAGCAAAAAATAA
- the cobA gene encoding uroporphyrinogen-III C-methyltransferase: MTRKYGKVYLVGSGPGDPELLTLKARRLLDTTEVVVYDQLPGKAIIDSIPDSTEKIDAGKHAGDHTLTQDEINALIIRKAREGKNVLRLKGGDPYMFGRGGEEAEELIAEGIEFEVVPGITSAVSAPAYAGIPVTHRDHASMVTFITGHEDPTKEETALDWETLANFGGTIVIFMGVKMLGRNVGELIKFGKDPKTPVALIERGTRPDQRVTVGVLENIAEIAKERGVKAPAITVIGNVVTLHDILGEQVSNYFD; encoded by the coding sequence ATGACCCGGAAATATGGTAAAGTCTATCTGGTTGGTTCAGGTCCGGGTGACCCGGAGTTACTGACACTAAAGGCACGCAGGTTACTCGATACAACTGAAGTCGTGGTATACGATCAACTTCCCGGTAAGGCGATAATAGATTCCATTCCTGACAGCACCGAGAAGATCGATGCAGGGAAGCATGCCGGCGATCATACATTAACTCAGGATGAGATCAATGCCCTGATCATCCGGAAAGCCAGGGAAGGAAAGAACGTGCTTCGCCTCAAAGGTGGCGACCCTTACATGTTTGGTCGTGGTGGAGAAGAGGCCGAGGAACTCATTGCAGAAGGAATTGAGTTTGAGGTAGTTCCGGGTATCACATCAGCCGTGTCAGCTCCAGCATACGCCGGCATACCTGTGACCCACAGGGACCATGCATCAATGGTGACTTTCATTACAGGGCATGAAGACCCGACAAAAGAAGAAACAGCTCTTGACTGGGAGACACTTGCAAATTTCGGTGGTACTATCGTCATTTTCATGGGCGTTAAAATGCTTGGCAGAAATGTCGGCGAACTTATAAAATTCGGCAAGGACCCAAAAACACCTGTTGCTCTCATTGAGAGAGGTACAAGACCTGACCAGCGCGTAACTGTTGGTGTCCTTGAGAATATCGCAGAAATTGCAAAGGAAAGAGGTGTGAAGGCACCTGCTATTACTGTAATTGGTAATGTAGTGACATTACACGATATTCTTGGCGAGCAGGTCTCTAATTATTTTGATTAG
- a CDS encoding uroporphyrinogen-III synthase — MTKESKRHVLAIMRPKRYLEDSVELAQSMGFEPLAVPMIELEGMKDDFFDGFVERVMSGISDYVIFTSANGIDFTLDKIPEEEHEKFIAALNSTNVIAIGPTTRRALDNMDINVLGMPGVYSSEGLVEYLCSDVKGKVIDTARSFYGSTLLIEGLKNCGAEIHETNVYTLTKPEGDAQAEFIRKVLAGEVDVFAFTSSMMVRNFFEHAVDQSSKDEVLAIMNNSVVAAIGVPTAQTIESYGVKVSVTPGKFTFEDILKKVMDLLN; from the coding sequence TTGACAAAAGAATCAAAAAGACATGTACTTGCTATAATGAGGCCAAAACGTTATCTTGAAGATTCGGTTGAACTTGCACAATCAATGGGATTTGAACCTCTTGCAGTTCCAATGATCGAGCTTGAGGGCATGAAAGATGATTTCTTCGATGGCTTCGTTGAAAGAGTAATGTCAGGAATATCGGATTATGTGATATTCACAAGTGCAAACGGCATAGATTTCACACTGGACAAGATACCTGAAGAAGAGCATGAGAAATTCATTGCTGCACTCAATTCAACTAACGTAATAGCAATAGGTCCTACTACCCGCAGGGCACTGGATAATATGGATATAAATGTACTTGGCATGCCAGGAGTTTATAGTTCCGAGGGTCTTGTGGAGTATCTCTGTTCTGATGTAAAAGGCAAGGTCATTGACACAGCGAGAAGTTTCTATGGCTCAACACTTCTCATAGAAGGTCTGAAGAACTGCGGGGCCGAAATTCATGAGACAAATGTATACACCCTGACAAAACCAGAAGGGGACGCGCAGGCTGAGTTTATACGCAAGGTGCTTGCAGGTGAAGTTGATGTGTTCGCATTCACAAGTTCCATGATGGTGCGCAATTTCTTTGAGCATGCTGTAGACCAGTCTTCAAAAGATGAAGTTCTGGCTATCATGAATAATTCTGTCGTTGCGGCCATAGGTGTGCCCACCGCGCAGACCATTGAGAGTTACGGCGTGAAAGTTTCAGTTACACCTGGCAAATTCACATTCGAAGATATTCTTAAAAAAGTTATGGATCTGCTGAACTAG
- the ahbC gene encoding 12,18-didecarboxysiroheme deacetylase, with protein MIGISKLYCRTVEPSDALRYGRDSKKLPSHLLQFSKDKKPVVVWNVTQRCNLRCVHCYAHSKDMEYENELSTEEGMSLIDDLADFGCPVILFSGGEPLMRKDLPELAGYARSKGIRAVISTNGTLITEEMAKKLKDIGLSYVGISLDGMKETNDMFRGQEGSFEKALQGLHNCQKEGIKVGLRFTINRHNVHDIPAIFDLMEKENIPRICFYHLVYSGRGSEMVNEDLSLEESRKTVDLLMDKTRELHAKGMKAEVLTVDNHCDGPYIYMRLLKEDPERAAEVLDLLKMNRGNSTGIGFGCISWDGAVHPDQFWRHYSFGNIRDRKFSEIWRDTSDELMAGLKDRKPLIMENGDRCANCKWFDVCNGNFRVRAEAIYGNTWADDPACYLTKEEIGYDES; from the coding sequence ATGATAGGAATTTCAAAACTTTATTGCAGAACTGTAGAGCCTTCGGACGCGCTCAGATATGGGCGTGACTCTAAAAAACTCCCATCACACTTGCTCCAGTTCTCAAAGGATAAAAAACCGGTTGTTGTCTGGAATGTCACCCAGCGCTGCAACCTCCGCTGCGTCCATTGTTATGCTCATTCTAAGGATATGGAATACGAGAACGAACTGAGCACCGAAGAAGGTATGTCTCTTATAGATGACCTTGCCGATTTTGGTTGTCCTGTGATACTATTCTCAGGCGGCGAACCTCTGATGAGAAAAGACCTTCCTGAACTTGCAGGTTATGCACGTTCAAAGGGCATCAGGGCTGTTATCTCAACAAATGGAACTCTTATTACAGAAGAGATGGCAAAAAAGCTCAAAGATATCGGGCTTTCCTATGTTGGAATATCCCTTGATGGCATGAAGGAAACAAATGACATGTTCCGCGGACAGGAAGGCTCTTTTGAAAAAGCACTCCAGGGTCTGCACAACTGCCAGAAGGAGGGAATCAAGGTAGGACTGAGGTTTACCATCAATCGCCATAATGTACATGATATCCCTGCAATATTCGACCTGATGGAAAAAGAGAATATCCCTCGTATCTGTTTCTACCATCTGGTATATTCTGGTCGTGGTTCTGAAATGGTCAATGAGGACCTGAGCCTTGAGGAAAGCCGCAAGACCGTTGACCTGCTGATGGACAAAACAAGAGAGCTTCATGCAAAAGGTATGAAGGCCGAAGTACTGACCGTTGATAACCATTGTGATGGTCCGTACATCTACATGCGCCTTCTGAAAGAAGACCCGGAAAGAGCTGCTGAGGTCCTTGACCTCCTGAAAATGAACAGGGGTAATTCCACAGGAATCGGCTTTGGTTGTATCTCATGGGACGGGGCCGTACATCCTGACCAGTTCTGGAGACACTATTCATTCGGTAATATAAGGGACCGCAAATTCAGTGAGATCTGGAGAGATACCAGTGATGAGCTCATGGCAGGGCTCAAAGATCGGAAGCCCCTTATTATGGAAAATGGCGACAGGTGTGCCAATTGTAAATGGTTTGATGTCTGTAACGGAAACTTCCGCGTAAGGGCGGAAGCTATTTATGGTAACACCTGGGCAGACGACCCTGCATGTTATCTTACTAAAGAAGAGATAGGTTACGACGAGTCTTAA
- a CDS encoding desulfoferrodoxin family protein, protein MEFEEVLKGKEVEGKEKHVPEIDIIREHGHAKADYVRVIVGKDVKHPNTAEHHIEWVELYGITKDGKMIDFGRMNFEPVYTEPTVSFHVNNIDDFKAFCALEYCNIHGLWKNCIEV, encoded by the coding sequence ATGGAATTTGAAGAAGTATTGAAAGGAAAGGAAGTTGAAGGTAAAGAAAAGCACGTCCCTGAGATCGATATTATCAGAGAACACGGTCATGCAAAAGCAGACTATGTACGTGTAATTGTCGGAAAGGATGTAAAACACCCAAACACTGCCGAACACCACATTGAATGGGTAGAACTTTACGGCATTACAAAAGATGGTAAAATGATTGACTTTGGAAGAATGAACTTCGAGCCTGTGTACACAGAGCCCACTGTTTCATTCCACGTTAACAACATTGACGACTTCAAAGCTTTTTGTGCACTTGAATATTGTAATATCCACGGTCTGTGGAAAAACTGTATAGAAGTTTAA
- a CDS encoding ferritin, with the protein MLSEKMTAALNGQINKEMYSAYLYMDMSAHCTYEGLDGFANWFMVQYEEEMAHAMKIYDYVNDQGGKVVLEAIEKPPGNFGTPLEMFEATLKHEQFITKSIHDLVTLANEEKDYATQIFLQWFVTEQIEEEANDNEMIAKLKLIGSDGNGLFMIDKELAARVFTPPNAEE; encoded by the coding sequence ATGTTAAGCGAAAAAATGACAGCAGCCCTTAACGGGCAGATCAACAAGGAAATGTACTCCGCATATCTTTACATGGATATGTCAGCTCACTGCACATATGAAGGACTTGATGGCTTTGCCAACTGGTTCATGGTACAGTATGAGGAAGAAATGGCCCATGCAATGAAGATATATGATTACGTGAACGATCAGGGCGGAAAAGTCGTTCTTGAAGCGATTGAAAAGCCTCCTGGTAATTTCGGAACTCCGTTAGAGATGTTTGAGGCCACACTTAAGCATGAACAGTTCATCACAAAATCAATTCATGATCTGGTAACCCTCGCAAACGAAGAGAAGGATTATGCTACACAGATATTCCTCCAGTGGTTTGTAACAGAACAGATAGAGGAAGAAGCCAATGACAATGAAATGATTGCAAAGCTCAAGCTTATAGGTAGTGATGGAAATGGTCTCTTCATGATTGATAAGGAACTTGCAGCAAGAGTGTTCACGCCACCGAATGCTGAGGAATAA
- a CDS encoding YgjP-like metallopeptidase domain-containing protein translates to MKLPTSHLKHKNHGRKYWDSIKTIMSDYEQRKEWFRVHGKVLEI, encoded by the coding sequence ATGAAACTACCAACATCGCATTTAAAGCATAAGAATCATGGAAGAAAATATTGGGATTCCATAAAGACCATTATGTCTGACTATGAGCAACGCAAGGAGTGGTTCAGAGTTCATGGCAAGGTTCTGGAGATTTAA